One genomic window of Nicotiana sylvestris chromosome 10, ASM39365v2, whole genome shotgun sequence includes the following:
- the LOC104235125 gene encoding casein kinase 1-like protein HD16 — MIDMPQLRSGVRRGRRPIEPEPNNNNKRVTRRATVARTTRQRRAPGNRVGGGRTNKNTNNEEVKEVILPVDDENAVKETASGGEEDKETKEVEKEEEEVGEKQMDEYDSGGGQSGGDKNLAAEDEGSTAPLPERVQVGGSPAYRIDRKLGKGGFGQVYVGRRANPPNPHERTGPGAFEVALKFEHRSSKGCNYGPPYEWQVYNALGGSHGIPRVHYKGRQGDYYIMVMDMLGPSLWDVWNNNSHAMSIEMVACIAIEAISILEKLHSRGYVHGDVKPENFLLGTPGTPDEKKLFLVDLGLATRWRDTSTGLHVEYDQRPDVFRGTVRYASVHAHLGRTGSRRDDLESLAYTLVFLLRGRLPWQGYQGENKGFLVCKKKMATSPETLCCFCPAPFRQFVEYVVNLKFDEEPNYAKYISLFDGVVGPNPDIRPINTDGAQKLIYQVGQKRGRLTLEEDDDEQPKKKVRMGMPATQWISVYNARRPMKQRYHYNVADMRLAQHIEKGNEDGLFISSVASCSNLWALIMDAGTGFSAQVYELSPLFLHKEWIMEQWEKNYYISAIAGANNGSSLVIMSKGTQYLQQSYKVSESFPFKWINKKWKEGFYVTAMATAGSRWAIVMSRGAGFSDQVVELDFLYPSEGIHRRWDAGYRITSTAATWDQAALVLSVPRRKPADETQETLRTSAFPSTHVKEKWAKNLYLASVCYGRTVS; from the exons ATGATCGATATGCCTCAACTGCGTAGTGGAGTGCGCAGAGGCCGTCGACCGATCGAACCAGaacctaacaacaacaacaagagaGTTACAAGGCGAGCGACTGTCGCACGGACTACGAGACAGAGGCGAGCGCCAGGAAATAGAGTAGGAGGAGGAAGGacgaacaaaaatacaaataacgAGGAGGTTAAAGAGGTAATTTTACCAGTAGATGATGAGAATGCTGTAAAGGAAACAGCGTCTGGCGGTGAAGAGGATAAGGAGACGAAGGAAGTAgagaaggaggaagaagaagtaGGAGAAAAACAGATGGATGAGTATGATAGTGGAGGCGGCCAAAGCGGCGGCGATAAGAATTTGGCTGCTGAGGATGAAGGGAGCACTGCTCCATTGCCTGAAAgg GTCCAGGTTGGTGGATCACCAGCCTATAGGATTGATAGGAAACTTGGTAAAGGAGGATTTGGTCAAGTGTATGTGGGTCGTCGTGCAAACCCACCAAATCCACATGAAAGAACTGGCCCAGGAGCTTTCGAG GTTGCCTTGAAATTCGAGCACAGAAGCAGCAAAGGTTGTAACTATGGACCACCTTATGAGTGGCAGGTCTACAA TGCCCTTGGTGGTAGTCATGGTATACCACGTGTACATTACAAGGGACGTCAAGGTGATTACTATATTATG GTTATGGATATGCTTGGTCCTAGTTTGTGGGATGTTTGGAACAATAATTCCCATGC GATGTCTATTGAAATGGTAGCATGCATTGCCATTGAAGCAATTTCCATACTCGAGAAATTGCACTCCAGAGG GTATGTGCATGGAGATGTAAAGCCTGAAAACTTTCTTCTTGGAACACCTGGAACTCCTGATGAGAAAAAATTGTTTCTTGTTGACCTTGGGTTAG CAACAAGGTGGCGTGATACTTCTACTGGCTTACATGTGGAATATGATCAACGGCCTGATGTTTTTAG AGGAACTGTAAGGTATGCTAGTGTGCATGCTCACCTTGGAAGGACTGGAAGCCGGAGGGATGATTTAGAGTCGCTGGCTTACACTCTCGTCTTTCTTCTCCGAGGCCGGCTGCCTTGGCAGGGATACCAG GGTGAGAACAAAGGTTTCCTTGTCTGTAAGAAAAAGATGGCAACTTCTCCAGAAACTCTTTGCTGCTTCTGCCCTGCTCCTTTTAGACAGTTTGTGGAATATGTTGTGAACTTGAAGTTTGACGAGGAGCCTAACTATGCTAAATATATCTCCTTATTTGATGGAGTAGTAGGTCCAAATCCGGACATCAGGCCAATCAACACTGATGGTGCACAGAAG CTTATATACCAAGTTGGGCAGAAAAGAGGAAGATTGACATtggaagaagatgatgatgaacagcCAAAGAAGAAGGTTCGCATGGGAATGCCTGCGACACAATGGATCAGTGTTTACAATGCTCGTCGCCCAATGAAGCAAAG GTATCACTATAACGTTGCTGATATGAGGTTAGCTCAGCACATTGAGAAAGGAAATGAGGACGGACTATTTATCAGCAGTGTGGCATCTTGTTCGAACTTGTGGGCCCTAATCATGGATGCGGGGACTGGGTTCAGTGCCCAAGTCTATGAACTGTCACCTCTTTTTCTTCACAAG GAATGGATTATGGAGCAATGGGAGAAGAATTATTATATTAGTGCCATAGCAGGAGCTAATAATGGGAGCTCGTTAGTTATCATGTCAAAGG GTACCCAGTATCTGCAGCAATCATACAAAGTCAGTGAGTCTTTTCCATTCAAGTGGATAAACAAAAAATGGAAAGAGGGGTTTTATGTCACTGCCATGGCAACTGCAGGAAGTAGATGGGCAATTGTTATGTCTCGTGGAGCTGGGTTCTCTGATCAG GTCGTGGAATTAGATTTTCTTTATCCTAGTGAAGGGATCCATAGGAGATGGGATGCTGGTTATAGGATCACATCGACTGCAGCCACATGGGATCAAGCTGCTCTTGTTCTAAGTGTTCCAAGAAGGAAACCTGCAGATGAAACACAAGAGACACTTCGTACTTCTGCTTTTCCTAGCACTCATGTCAAG GAGAAATGGGCAAAAAATCTTTACCTTGCATCTGTCTGTTATGGGCGTACTGTTTCTTGA